From Pontibacter actiniarum, a single genomic window includes:
- a CDS encoding DUF4249 domain-containing protein codes for MTSAEGERYRFANDGDDGNYFPVQPLEAAGVVGHTYTLHIEVGGRVYKSNPVTLKGPVPIDSIHAEVDEQVFSFPRYKERKVLPGYKVLVDYQDPADVKNFLRWTFESIYEVETEPRDFVDSLGRPAPKNCCTRCIISERPDRFKVLSDRLANGQKRGNQEILFIPFERYITKKYKLRVYQHAITEQAYEFFRIMEQQKETTGTVFDPPPAELKGNMFNVNDEDEQVIGFFDVSAVSVEEIVFLLEDIAYPVPDFIYPDDCCTLPGASAEIPEDW; via the coding sequence GTGACCAGCGCCGAGGGGGAGCGCTACCGCTTCGCCAACGACGGCGACGACGGCAACTACTTCCCGGTGCAACCGCTGGAGGCGGCCGGGGTGGTGGGTCATACTTACACGTTGCACATCGAGGTAGGGGGCAGAGTATACAAATCTAATCCTGTTACACTAAAGGGGCCAGTGCCTATAGACTCCATACATGCTGAGGTAGACGAGCAGGTATTTTCTTTTCCAAGGTATAAGGAGCGTAAAGTTCTGCCTGGCTATAAAGTTCTGGTAGATTATCAAGACCCGGCTGATGTAAAGAACTTCCTTCGGTGGACGTTTGAGAGCATCTACGAAGTAGAAACAGAGCCGCGCGACTTTGTTGACAGCCTTGGCCGGCCTGCACCAAAAAACTGCTGCACCCGATGCATCATCTCAGAAAGACCAGACAGGTTTAAAGTCCTCAGCGACCGCCTGGCGAACGGGCAAAAGAGGGGCAATCAGGAAATACTCTTTATCCCGTTTGAGAGATATATAACAAAAAAATATAAGCTAAGGGTGTATCAGCATGCTATTACAGAGCAGGCCTATGAGTTCTTTCGAATTATGGAGCAGCAGAAAGAAACTACTGGCACGGTGTTCGACCCGCCCCCTGCTGAATTAAAAGGGAATATGTTCAATGTAAACGATGAAGATGAGCAGGTGATAGGCTTCTTTGACGTGTCTGCTGTCAGTGTGGAAGAAATCGTATTCCTTCTGGAGGATATAGCTTATCCAGTCCCAGACTTTATCTATCCAGATGACTGTTGTACGCTTCCAGGTGCTAGTGCTGAGATACCGGAGGATTGGTAA
- a CDS encoding DUF4249 domain-containing protein yields MKSGFYMLVLLLMVSCIDPLDFRSSEQGEHLVVEGSFTNDPSLNYVRLSYSKPYADPYTQFVLDAEVYVTSAEGERYRFANDGDDGNYFPVQPLEAAGVVGHTYTLHIEVNGKAYESSPITLKKPVPIDSVRFEVDEQVYSFPGYKERKVWPGYSVQVGYQDPADEKNFLRWTFSSQYEVSTQPRDYLDSLTGLPKPKDCCARCFLTERLNKFKVVTDRLTNGQQVINQEVLFIPFYRYLSKKHKLTVYQHTITEEAYEFFRIMEQQKEATGTVFDPPPAEVHGNVYNVNDEDEQVVGYFDASTVSKQEITILSEEIDYPVPEFRWPDDCRALPGATTEIPKDW; encoded by the coding sequence ATGAAATCCGGCTTTTATATGCTTGTGCTTTTATTGATGGTCAGCTGCATCGACCCTTTGGACTTCAGGAGCAGTGAGCAGGGGGAGCACCTGGTGGTGGAGGGCAGCTTCACCAATGATCCGAGCCTAAACTACGTGCGCCTGAGCTACTCCAAACCCTACGCCGACCCCTACACCCAGTTTGTGCTGGACGCGGAGGTGTACGTGACCAGCGCCGAGGGGGAGCGCTACCGCTTCGCCAACGACGGCGACGACGGCAACTACTTCCCGGTGCAACCGCTGGAGGCGGCCGGGGTGGTGGGCCATACTTACACGCTGCACATCGAGGTGAACGGTAAAGCCTATGAGTCTAGCCCCATCACGCTGAAAAAGCCGGTGCCCATCGACTCGGTGCGTTTTGAGGTGGATGAGCAGGTCTACTCCTTCCCGGGCTACAAAGAGCGGAAGGTGTGGCCTGGCTACAGCGTGCAGGTAGGTTACCAGGACCCGGCCGACGAGAAGAACTTCCTCCGCTGGACGTTCTCCAGCCAATACGAAGTGTCCACACAACCTCGTGATTACCTTGACAGCCTTACCGGCCTACCCAAGCCGAAAGACTGCTGTGCGCGCTGCTTCTTAACAGAGCGGCTAAATAAGTTTAAAGTAGTTACAGACCGCTTAACAAATGGCCAGCAGGTAATTAACCAAGAGGTACTTTTTATCCCTTTCTACAGGTACCTGAGCAAAAAGCATAAGCTCACGGTGTACCAGCATACTATTACAGAGGAGGCCTACGAGTTCTTTCGGATTATGGAGCAACAGAAGGAAGCCACTGGCACCGTGTTTGATCCGCCGCCTGCCGAAGTGCATGGAAACGTGTATAACGTAAACGATGAAGACGAGCAGGTGGTCGGCTACTTTGACGCCTCCACGGTTAGTAAGCAGGAGATAACTATCCTTTCGGAAGAGATAGACTACCCTGTGCCGGAGTTTCGCTGGCCAGACGACTGCCGTGCACTTCCGGGCGCTACTACTGAAATACCGAAGGACTGGTAG
- a CDS encoding DUF4249 domain-containing protein, with product MPKNILVLVLLLFTSCIDPLDFRSSEQGEHLVVEGSFTNDPEQNYVRLSYSRPYADPYTQFVLDAEVYVTSAEGEHYRFANDGDDGNYFPVQPLEAAGVVGHTYTLHIEVNGKAYESGPITLKKPVPIDSVRFEVDEQVYSFPGYKERKVWPGYSVQVGYQDPADEKNFLRWTFSSQYEVSTQPRNAQPEPKDCCSRCFFNEVPRPFHTVDDRLTDGQQVTNQEVFFIPFERYLGVKYKLDIYQYAISEEAYEFFRIMEEQKQGTGTVFDPPPAQVTGNLYNVNDEDEQVIGFFDVSGVSKRQVVIKKEDIKYPFMPYEMPNDCREMDGAFTEIPEGW from the coding sequence ATGCCAAAGAACATACTTGTACTTGTGCTGCTTCTCTTTACGAGCTGCATCGACCCTTTGGACTTCAGGAGCAGTGAGCAGGGGGAGCACCTGGTGGTGGAGGGCAGCTTCACCAATGATCCGGAGCAGAACTACGTGCGCCTGAGCTACTCCCGGCCCTACGCCGACCCCTACACCCAGTTTGTGCTGGACGCGGAGGTGTACGTGACCAGCGCCGAGGGAGAGCACTACCGCTTCGCCAACGACGGCGACGACGGCAACTACTTCCCGGTGCAACCGCTGGAGGCGGCCGGGGTGGTGGGCCATACTTACACGCTGCACATCGAGGTGAACGGTAAAGCCTATGAGTCTGGCCCCATCACGCTGAAAAAGCCGGTGCCCATCGACTCGGTGCGTTTTGAGGTGGATGAGCAGGTCTACTCCTTCCCGGGCTACAAAGAGCGGAAGGTGTGGCCTGGCTACAGCGTGCAGGTAGGTTACCAGGACCCGGCCGACGAGAAGAATTTCCTCCGCTGGACGTTCTCCAGCCAATACGAAGTGTCTACGCAGCCTAGAAACGCACAGCCTGAACCAAAAGACTGCTGCTCGCGATGTTTCTTCAATGAGGTGCCTCGACCATTCCATACCGTCGACGACCGCTTAACAGATGGACAACAGGTAACAAACCAGGAAGTGTTTTTCATCCCCTTTGAAAGGTACCTAGGAGTTAAGTATAAATTAGATATTTACCAGTACGCTATTTCGGAGGAGGCGTATGAGTTCTTCCGCATCATGGAGGAGCAGAAGCAGGGGACAGGCACCGTGTTTGACCCGCCGCCTGCCCAGGTGACGGGCAATCTGTATAATGTAAATGATGAGGACGAGCAGGTGATCGGCTTCTTTGACGTGTCAGGAGTCAGCAAAAGGCAGGTGGTTATCAAGAAGGAAGATATTAAATACCCTTTCATGCCGTATGAAATGCCAAACGACTGTCGGGAAATGGATGGTGCTTTCACGGAAATACCGGAGGGATGGTGA
- a CDS encoding DUF4249 domain-containing protein, with protein sequence MRIRKLFMLALLLFTSCIDPLDFRGGDQREHLVVEGSFTNEPGLNYVRLSYSKPYDDPYNRFVHDAEVFVTSSERERYYFNNAEGSGYYYPGAPEESFGTVGHTYTLTIKLNGRTYQSEPALLNQPVPIDTVYFEMEEREYPFPGYLKEEIRPGYRFLVDYHDPAGDKNYLRWTFLSLYQVRTQPQDYITPSGEKQPKSCCVQCYVTESLANFKVTNDRLTDGQQVINQEVLFIPFERYLDMKHKLTVYQHSLTEEAYEFFRIMEEQKQSTGTVFDPPPAQVQGNLYNVNDEDEQVIGFFDVSGVSKKQITILRKDIDYPVPYYHYADDCRTLPGATTEKPADW encoded by the coding sequence ATGCGGATTCGAAAGTTATTCATGCTTGCGCTGCTTCTCTTTACGAGTTGCATCGACCCTTTGGACTTCCGGGGCGGGGACCAGCGGGAGCACCTGGTGGTGGAGGGCAGTTTCACGAATGAGCCAGGTTTGAACTACGTGCGCCTGAGCTACTCCAAACCCTATGATGACCCCTACAACCGCTTTGTGCATGATGCAGAGGTCTTTGTTACCAGCAGCGAACGTGAGCGTTATTACTTTAATAATGCGGAAGGAAGTGGCTACTATTACCCGGGGGCGCCTGAGGAGTCGTTTGGCACCGTAGGTCACACTTATACCCTTACTATCAAGCTGAACGGGAGAACCTACCAGTCTGAGCCTGCTTTGTTAAACCAGCCTGTGCCTATAGACACCGTTTATTTTGAGATGGAAGAGCGGGAGTATCCTTTCCCTGGCTACCTAAAGGAGGAAATACGACCTGGGTACAGGTTCTTGGTAGATTACCACGATCCAGCAGGGGATAAAAATTACCTTCGATGGACTTTCTTAAGCCTTTACCAGGTACGCACTCAGCCGCAAGATTATATAACGCCTAGTGGCGAAAAGCAGCCTAAATCGTGCTGTGTACAGTGCTATGTAACGGAAAGCCTGGCAAATTTTAAAGTAACGAATGACAGACTCACGGATGGGCAGCAGGTGATTAACCAGGAGGTGCTTTTTATACCTTTTGAGCGGTATCTGGATATGAAGCACAAGCTTACGGTGTACCAGCATTCACTCACAGAGGAGGCGTATGAATTCTTTCGCATCATGGAGGAGCAGAAGCAGAGCACCGGCACCGTGTTTGACCCGCCGCCTGCCCAAGTGCAGGGCAACCTGTATAATGTAAATGATGAGGACGAGCAGGTGATCGGCTTCTTCGACGTGTCAGGAGTCAGCAAAAAGCAGATTACCATTCTGCGGAAGGACATAGACTATCCGGTGCCTTACTACCATTATGCTGATGACTGCCGCACGCTCCCGGGTGCCACTACCGAAAAGCCTGCTGATTGGTAA
- a CDS encoding TonB-dependent receptor, whose translation MYRTILLTSLIVTLISVSVCRAQSQTYQLSGSVSNQSGTPLIGAYVLINPGNKTVAADENGRFSVQLPEGTYVVECQYLGMVALSTEVELKKNTTLRLKLKDKDMSLKQVEVTAKSSFDVNSTNMGSTYMDVKLLTKMPALLGEVDVIRSVSSLPGVVSAGEGTAGFYVRGGSADQNLVLLDDVPVFNSSHLFGFFSIYNPDILDSYTLHRSGISAQYGSRISSILDVRMKDGESDKMHYQAGVSPVSAKFSVYGPLTPKLSIVLAGRAAYPSYLLKMFKSENIKKSAAHFYDANLKLHYKIDANNSLEFSSYYSEDGFKFPYDTTYHWSNKLGSLKWNHVYSQNLSSTVTVAKSIYDNNVEGIAIGEEFNLNSGIDFTQAKVDWGYFGISKHTIDFGGGVAEYVIQPGKLEPYGTSSLNPRTLEKDKGIELHGYVNDEIELSERVSVSLGVRYSYFLKQGPSDVYLYEGGKPRSETSIIDTLAYADGENVQTYQGVEPRAAIKYSLNDNSSLKASYSRMRQYIQLVSNTAAITPVDVWKLSNNYLEPQIADQWSIGYVRVEPNNMYEFSWEVYYKRLTNQVDYKDGAVLLLNPTLEADLLSGKGVAYGSEWMLKKNTGLLSGWVSLTYSRSKRLIQGATPQETINNGEYYPSNYDRPLNLNIFTNYQLHPKLTLSGNFTYTSGRPMAASDSWYRYYGQVFANYTGRNQERMPDYHRLDVSLNYDFNEGAKVEYTGSLSIYNLYGRKNAYSTFFRHYYGAPPGAYKLAIIGAPIPSVNLNVKF comes from the coding sequence ATGTATAGAACAATTCTACTAACCTCACTAATAGTAACATTGATAAGTGTATCCGTCTGTAGGGCGCAAAGTCAAACTTATCAGTTATCAGGCAGCGTCTCGAATCAGTCAGGAACACCTTTGATAGGAGCCTATGTGTTGATAAACCCCGGAAATAAAACGGTGGCTGCCGATGAGAATGGGCGCTTTAGTGTGCAACTCCCCGAAGGGACTTATGTGGTGGAATGCCAGTACCTGGGCATGGTCGCACTCTCAACGGAAGTAGAACTGAAGAAGAATACAACCCTGAGGCTTAAGCTTAAAGATAAAGACATGAGCTTAAAGCAGGTAGAGGTTACGGCGAAAAGCTCTTTTGACGTAAACTCAACCAATATGGGCAGCACATATATGGATGTAAAGCTACTTACTAAAATGCCTGCCCTGTTAGGCGAAGTAGATGTGATTAGATCCGTTTCCAGCTTGCCTGGCGTGGTTAGTGCTGGCGAGGGAACAGCGGGTTTCTATGTGCGGGGAGGTAGTGCTGACCAGAATCTAGTACTATTAGATGATGTTCCTGTTTTCAACTCATCGCACCTCTTCGGTTTCTTCTCCATATACAACCCTGATATATTGGATAGCTATACCTTGCACCGGAGCGGCATCTCGGCCCAGTACGGTAGCCGTATTTCTTCCATCCTGGATGTGAGGATGAAAGATGGGGAAAGTGACAAAATGCACTACCAGGCTGGGGTATCTCCGGTATCAGCTAAGTTTAGTGTGTATGGTCCTTTAACGCCCAAGCTATCCATAGTGCTTGCAGGGCGGGCTGCCTATCCTTCCTACCTCCTTAAAATGTTCAAAAGTGAGAATATTAAGAAGAGCGCGGCACACTTTTACGATGCAAACCTAAAGCTTCACTATAAAATTGACGCTAACAACAGCCTGGAGTTTTCTTCTTACTATAGTGAAGACGGGTTTAAGTTTCCATACGACACAACCTATCATTGGTCTAACAAGCTAGGGAGCCTGAAGTGGAACCATGTGTACAGCCAAAATCTTAGCAGCACAGTAACTGTAGCCAAAAGCATTTACGACAACAATGTAGAGGGCATAGCCATTGGAGAAGAGTTTAACCTGAACTCAGGAATAGATTTTACACAAGCCAAAGTAGACTGGGGCTACTTCGGGATAAGTAAGCACACGATAGACTTTGGAGGCGGTGTCGCAGAATATGTAATACAGCCGGGAAAGCTGGAGCCATATGGTACCTCCAGCCTCAACCCAAGGACACTGGAGAAAGATAAGGGAATAGAGTTGCACGGGTATGTGAACGATGAAATAGAGCTCAGCGAAAGAGTATCGGTATCGTTAGGAGTGAGGTACTCCTACTTTCTAAAGCAAGGGCCGAGTGATGTATACCTGTACGAAGGCGGAAAGCCCAGGAGTGAAACATCTATCATAGATACACTGGCCTATGCAGATGGGGAAAACGTGCAAACATACCAGGGAGTGGAGCCTCGGGCGGCAATAAAATACTCCCTCAACGACAACAGCTCGCTAAAAGCGAGCTACAGCCGGATGAGGCAGTACATACAATTAGTATCCAACACGGCGGCCATTACGCCTGTAGACGTGTGGAAACTCTCAAACAACTATCTAGAGCCTCAGATAGCAGACCAGTGGTCCATAGGATATGTCAGGGTAGAGCCCAATAACATGTATGAGTTTAGCTGGGAAGTGTACTATAAACGTTTAACGAACCAGGTAGACTATAAAGATGGGGCAGTGCTTCTACTCAATCCTACGCTGGAGGCAGACTTACTGTCTGGCAAAGGAGTAGCTTACGGCTCAGAATGGATGCTGAAAAAGAATACCGGTCTCTTAAGTGGCTGGGTGAGCCTTACCTACTCCCGGTCTAAGCGCTTGATCCAGGGGGCTACCCCCCAGGAAACCATCAATAACGGCGAGTACTACCCTTCTAATTATGATCGCCCTCTGAACCTGAACATATTTACCAACTACCAGCTTCATCCTAAATTGACGCTGTCTGGCAACTTTACCTACACATCAGGCAGGCCTATGGCCGCATCTGATTCCTGGTACAGATACTATGGCCAAGTGTTCGCCAACTATACGGGGCGCAACCAGGAGCGCATGCCAGACTACCACAGGTTGGATGTATCGCTCAACTATGACTTTAACGAGGGGGCGAAGGTAGAGTACACCGGGAGTCTTTCTATATATAACTTGTATGGGAGGAAAAATGCCTATTCCACCTTCTTTCGACATTACTACGGAGCCCCTCCTGGCGCTTACAAGTTAGCAATCATAGGTGCGCCTATTCCTTCTGTTAACCTCAACGTGAAGTTCTAA
- a CDS encoding SusD/RagB family nutrient-binding outer membrane lipoprotein has translation MKKIFLFLMLAFTVGACTDDFEDDLIDTKNPTVVPATALFSNAQRNLVDQMTTPNVNSGIFRLLSQQWANTTYPEESRYDLVNRSIPQNFWFTLYRDVLMDLREAKIIITADETFQDANQKANQLAITEIMEVYTWQILVDTYGDIPYTEALDPDNVYPAYDDAAEIYDDLFTRLDAALATLNAGEGSASFGGADLIYNGNVSKWIKFGNSLKLKMAVTIADVEESQAKAAAEAAAPHVFTSISDNAAFAYTPATPNVNPIWSNLVQSKRNDFVAANTIIDIMNELNDPRRDPYFTEVEKGGYVGGTYGDYNTYSVFSHVDPVITAPDFEALLMSYSEVEFYLAEAAARNFDVSGSAESHYNAGIRASMRYWGVPQAEINAYLAQPDVNYTSALAAADGGWREVIGLQEWIAFYNRGWEAWTTFRRLDYPQLQAPAAEFNPEFDVVPTRYTYPETEAVLNRENYQSVANEIEGGDVATSRVFWDVD, from the coding sequence ATGAAAAAGATATTTTTATTTCTAATGCTGGCATTCACAGTGGGTGCCTGTACGGATGACTTTGAGGACGATCTGATTGACACGAAGAACCCAACGGTGGTACCGGCAACAGCACTCTTCTCAAATGCCCAGCGTAATTTGGTTGACCAAATGACGACTCCGAATGTGAACTCGGGTATCTTCAGACTACTGTCGCAACAGTGGGCGAATACTACCTATCCAGAGGAGAGCCGCTACGACTTAGTAAACAGAAGTATCCCACAGAACTTCTGGTTCACGTTGTACCGCGATGTGTTGATGGACCTAAGGGAAGCAAAAATTATCATCACTGCGGATGAAACGTTCCAGGATGCTAACCAGAAAGCTAACCAGCTGGCCATCACTGAGATCATGGAAGTTTATACGTGGCAGATTTTAGTGGATACATACGGTGATATCCCTTACACTGAAGCGTTGGATCCTGATAATGTGTATCCGGCTTATGATGATGCCGCTGAAATCTACGATGACTTGTTTACAAGACTGGACGCAGCGTTGGCAACCCTTAATGCTGGTGAAGGTTCTGCAAGCTTTGGCGGTGCTGACTTGATCTATAACGGCAATGTATCGAAGTGGATCAAGTTTGGTAACTCTCTAAAGCTGAAGATGGCTGTTACTATTGCTGATGTAGAGGAGTCACAGGCTAAAGCTGCTGCTGAAGCAGCAGCTCCACATGTGTTTACGTCAATAAGCGACAATGCAGCCTTCGCATATACTCCTGCTACACCAAACGTTAACCCTATCTGGTCTAACCTGGTGCAGAGCAAGCGAAACGACTTCGTGGCAGCCAACACAATCATTGATATCATGAATGAGTTGAACGACCCTCGCCGAGATCCTTACTTTACTGAGGTAGAGAAAGGTGGTTATGTAGGCGGTACATACGGTGACTACAATACTTACTCTGTATTCTCGCATGTAGACCCAGTAATTACAGCTCCTGACTTCGAAGCTTTGCTTATGAGCTATTCAGAAGTTGAGTTTTATCTGGCAGAGGCAGCAGCAAGAAACTTCGATGTAAGTGGTTCTGCTGAGAGCCACTACAATGCAGGTATCAGAGCCTCTATGCGTTATTGGGGTGTGCCTCAGGCCGAAATCAATGCTTACTTAGCGCAGCCTGATGTTAACTATACTTCGGCGCTGGCTGCTGCAGATGGTGGCTGGAGAGAAGTGATAGGCCTACAGGAATGGATCGCATTCTATAACCGTGGCTGGGAAGCATGGACAACATTTAGAAGATTAGATTACCCTCAGCTACAGGCACCGGCAGCAGAGTTCAACCCTGAGTTTGATGTCGTGCCGACTCGTTACACTTACCCTGAAACGGAGGCCGTGCTAAACAGAGAGAACTATCAATCTGTAGCCAATGAGATTGAAGGTGGTGATGTCGCCACAAGCAGAGTTTTCTGGGATGTAGACTAA